Proteins encoded by one window of Moorella humiferrea:
- the pnpS gene encoding two-component system histidine kinase PnpS — MRSLALKITVNFMVLLFLSLTAAGVFLRQAVKSVLDGAGLTPSQVNTAAGHLEGILLLSAVAIVVVMAVGTFLISREIIMPLRALLPLTRRIAEGDLEQRLEVQNHDEIGVLSHHLNVMVETLRNTLREIVEERNKIQAIIASMGDALLTVDQVGRIMLLNPAAEAMLGKKEEEVVRKYLLEVIRSHEVDKMVKEIIASGEPREIETRLFPTTNQFFKINGSPIISTQKRVVGAALTIRDMTAMRRLEKMRTEFVANVSHELRTPLTSIRGFVETLLEGAMEDPQLCRRFLSIINKEARRLQQLIDDLLTLSRLESGGIERSRGMTVFKPVLDGVLATVEHLAAEKGIILETAIAEDIPPLAMGENYLSQVLLNLIDNAIKYTPAGGRVTVRAAKEEDGIRVEVEDTGIGIPAESLPRVFERFYRVDKARSREMGGTGLGLAIVKHIVEVHGGRVGVESRPGQGSRFFFIVPAAEEGKN; from the coding sequence GTGCGTTCTTTAGCTTTAAAAATTACCGTGAATTTTATGGTGCTGCTTTTTTTAAGCCTGACGGCGGCCGGCGTTTTTTTGCGCCAGGCGGTAAAAAGCGTCCTTGATGGGGCTGGCCTCACGCCTTCCCAGGTAAATACGGCGGCGGGACACCTGGAAGGGATTTTGCTGCTATCGGCCGTGGCCATCGTCGTCGTTATGGCCGTGGGCACCTTTCTAATTTCCAGAGAAATCATCATGCCCCTCAGGGCCCTCCTGCCTTTAACCCGACGGATTGCCGAAGGCGACCTGGAACAGCGCCTGGAAGTGCAGAACCATGACGAAATTGGCGTGTTGAGCCATCATCTCAACGTAATGGTGGAAACCCTCAGAAACACATTGCGGGAAATTGTTGAAGAACGCAATAAAATCCAGGCCATTATCGCCAGCATGGGCGACGCTTTGTTGACCGTAGATCAGGTGGGGCGGATCATGCTTTTAAACCCGGCGGCAGAAGCTATGCTGGGAAAAAAGGAAGAAGAAGTGGTGCGGAAATATTTACTGGAAGTAATCCGCAGCCACGAAGTCGATAAAATGGTTAAAGAAATCATCGCCAGCGGCGAACCAAGGGAAATTGAAACGCGCCTGTTCCCGACCACCAACCAGTTTTTTAAAATCAACGGCTCGCCCATCATCAGCACCCAAAAAAGGGTGGTAGGAGCGGCCCTCACCATCCGCGACATGACCGCCATGCGCAGACTGGAAAAAATGCGGACGGAATTTGTGGCCAACGTCTCCCATGAACTACGAACCCCCCTTACTTCCATTAGAGGATTTGTCGAAACCCTCCTCGAGGGCGCTATGGAGGATCCCCAGTTATGCCGCCGATTTTTAAGTATTATCAACAAAGAAGCAAGGCGTCTGCAGCAGTTGATTGACGATCTCCTTACCCTTTCCCGTCTGGAGAGCGGCGGTATAGAAAGATCTCGCGGCATGACTGTCTTTAAGCCGGTTTTGGATGGAGTACTGGCCACCGTGGAACACCTAGCAGCGGAAAAAGGGATTATACTGGAAACGGCAATTGCTGAAGATATACCCCCGCTGGCTATGGGGGAGAATTATCTAAGCCAGGTACTGCTGAATTTAATCGATAATGCCATTAAATATACTCCGGCTGGTGGCCGGGTAACCGTTAGAGCGGCCAAAGAAGAAGACGGCATACGGGTGGAGGTGGAGGATACCGGTATTGGCATCCCTGCGGAAAGTTTGCCCCGCGTCTTTGAACGTTTTTACCGGGTTGATAAGGCCCGTTCCCGGGAAATGGGGGGAACTGGCCTGGGTCTGGCCATTGTTAAACATATTGTTGAAGTCCACGGGGGTAGAGTTGGCGTAGAAAGTCGGCCGGGGCAGGGTAGTCGTTTCTTTTTTATCGTCCCGGCGGCAGAAGAAGGAAAAAATTAA
- a CDS encoding HD-GYP domain-containing protein — protein MGCGAERTFCELIVALSNILDVEENTKLYHAWRVALVAGEMARKVLPEQANLVFYAGLLHDIGGMGLDDHLVHIILKGDGGKNPEVRAHPQKGADIVAAIPGLGEEAATMVRQHHERYDGSGYPAGLKGKAIDPGALLLGLADEFDLVLRVLPGRPWSTVKETLQRRIGGAIPAELVTVLDKVMSGGLFDEVATLPALELKMFHTILNLPPVNFNINEPMMITINLFAQIIDAKHTYTAGHSRRVASYAMKLGRCLGMDDEGIQRLEIAGLLHDFGKIAVPRAILDKPGRLDEREWEIVQQHPGRTIELLNGVTSLKSLARDAGLHHERYDGKGYPYGLKGTEIPLGARIIAVADAFDAMTSRRPYQPTRTFEEALAMLAKGSGIQFDPAVVAVADCLLHN, from the coding sequence ATGGGATGCGGGGCGGAGCGTACCTTCTGCGAGCTTATCGTCGCTTTGTCCAACATTCTGGATGTAGAAGAAAATACAAAGCTTTATCATGCCTGGCGCGTGGCCTTGGTGGCGGGAGAAATGGCGCGAAAGGTATTACCCGAACAGGCAAACCTGGTTTTTTATGCCGGTTTGCTGCACGACATTGGCGGCATGGGCCTGGATGATCATCTGGTACATATTATCCTTAAGGGAGATGGGGGAAAAAATCCAGAAGTCAGGGCCCATCCCCAGAAGGGCGCGGACATAGTGGCGGCAATCCCCGGACTTGGCGAGGAAGCGGCGACCATGGTCCGCCAGCATCACGAACGCTACGACGGTTCAGGCTACCCCGCGGGTTTGAAAGGCAAGGCCATCGATCCCGGGGCCCTTTTGCTGGGCCTGGCCGATGAATTCGATCTGGTTTTGCGCGTACTTCCTGGTCGCCCCTGGTCCACCGTCAAGGAGACCTTGCAAAGAAGGATCGGGGGAGCCATCCCGGCTGAACTGGTAACCGTCCTCGATAAAGTAATGTCCGGCGGCCTCTTTGACGAAGTCGCCACCCTTCCCGCCCTGGAGTTAAAGATGTTTCACACCATTTTAAACTTACCGCCGGTGAATTTTAATATAAATGAGCCGATGATGATTACTATAAACCTTTTTGCCCAGATTATCGACGCCAAGCATACCTACACGGCCGGTCATTCCCGGCGCGTCGCCAGTTATGCCATGAAGCTAGGGCGCTGCCTCGGGATGGACGACGAGGGGATACAACGCCTGGAGATAGCCGGCCTCCTCCATGATTTTGGCAAGATTGCCGTCCCCCGGGCCATTTTAGACAAACCTGGCCGCCTAGACGAACGGGAATGGGAAATCGTACAGCAACACCCGGGACGGACCATAGAGCTGCTGAACGGGGTTACAAGCCTCAAAAGTTTAGCCCGTGACGCCGGGCTGCATCACGAGCGCTACGACGGTAAAGGCTATCCCTACGGCCTGAAGGGGACTGAGATCCCCCTGGGGGCCAGGATTATAGCTGTGGCCGATGCTTTTGATGCCATGACCTCCCGGCGGCCGTATCAACCCACGCGGACCTTTGAAGAAGCCTTGGCCATGTTGGCAAAGGGGAGTGGTATTCAGTTTGATCCGGCGGTAGTGGCCGTGGCAGACTGCCTCTTACATAATTAA